In Kitasatospora sp. NBC_00240, the following are encoded in one genomic region:
- a CDS encoding FCD domain-containing protein, with translation MVLPAPRSRAEEVVAYVEDSIEKRGLRPGDHIGTRADLREQTGVARATVNEAIRLLQERRRIVVRPGPGGGIFVAATDPVVRLGRTLLTVHGEPSAVAGAIEVREQLEPLVAAHAAQYRSAKDARELKSLITAMRKSLDDVTRFVSLNWDLHLRIAAISPNTVLRGTYVGLYEFVNQVSLVNSQSPDGDYLAQRLKVHSDLVDAIVAGDVTAARHAAEAHRHSG, from the coding sequence ATGGTCCTTCCCGCACCCCGCTCCCGCGCCGAGGAGGTCGTGGCCTACGTCGAGGACTCGATCGAGAAGCGTGGGCTGCGCCCCGGCGACCACATCGGCACCCGGGCCGACCTGCGTGAGCAGACCGGCGTCGCGAGGGCCACCGTCAACGAGGCGATCAGGCTGCTCCAGGAGCGCCGACGGATCGTGGTCCGACCCGGCCCCGGCGGCGGAATCTTCGTCGCGGCGACCGATCCCGTGGTCCGACTGGGGCGCACGCTTCTCACCGTGCACGGCGAGCCGTCGGCGGTCGCCGGGGCCATCGAGGTCCGCGAGCAGCTCGAACCGCTGGTCGCCGCCCATGCCGCCCAGTACCGCTCGGCCAAGGACGCGCGTGAGCTCAAGTCGCTGATCACCGCGATGAGGAAGAGCCTCGACGACGTGACGCGGTTCGTCTCGCTCAACTGGGACCTGCATCTTCGCATCGCGGCCATCTCGCCGAACACCGTGCTGAGAGGCACCTACGTCGGCCTCTACGAGTTCGTCAACCAGGTGTCGCTGGTGAACTCCCAGTCCCCTGACGGCGACTACCTGGCGCAGCGACTGAAGGTCCACAGCGACCTGGTGGACGCCATCGTCGCGGGCGATGTCACCGCCGCCCGGCACGCCGCCGAGGCGCACCGCCACTCGGGCTGA
- a CDS encoding fumarylacetoacetate hydrolase family protein, translating into MRLVGYRTAAGSAIGRLDGESGLVPLGGAEQFWADPAQAVLRPTGTALDITRLTLVPSVPPTARVLCVGLNYADHVAEGTFQRPTHPAVFGRWTRSLTVSETPAPVPAGEQGLDWEGELAAVIGRETKDVSADDALDAVFGYAVFNDLTARNAQHRTTQWTVGKNADRSGPMSGIVTADEVGDPGAGLRIVTRVNGAVVQDGSTADMIFSVGEIVSYLSRAMTLYPGDLIVTGTPQGVGYARRPPRFLHAGDEVTVEIERVGCIRTPVVAAAEAVMTTRPPRATAPRAA; encoded by the coding sequence ATGAGACTTGTTGGCTACCGCACGGCGGCAGGCAGTGCGATCGGTCGGCTCGACGGTGAGTCCGGGCTGGTGCCGCTCGGCGGCGCGGAGCAGTTCTGGGCCGACCCCGCACAGGCCGTCCTGCGCCCGACCGGGACGGCCCTGGACATCACCCGGCTCACGCTGGTGCCGTCCGTGCCGCCCACCGCGCGCGTCCTGTGCGTCGGGCTGAACTACGCCGACCACGTGGCCGAAGGGACGTTCCAGCGGCCGACCCACCCCGCCGTCTTCGGCCGCTGGACCAGGTCACTCACCGTCTCGGAAACGCCCGCGCCGGTCCCCGCCGGCGAGCAGGGCCTGGACTGGGAGGGTGAACTCGCCGCGGTCATCGGCCGGGAGACGAAGGACGTGTCGGCCGACGACGCGCTGGACGCCGTCTTCGGCTACGCCGTGTTCAACGATCTCACCGCCCGCAACGCCCAGCACCGCACCACCCAGTGGACGGTCGGCAAGAACGCCGACCGGAGCGGGCCGATGAGCGGAATCGTCACCGCGGACGAGGTGGGCGACCCCGGGGCCGGCCTGCGCATCGTCACCCGGGTCAACGGCGCGGTCGTGCAGGACGGCAGCACTGCGGACATGATCTTCAGCGTCGGCGAGATCGTCTCCTACCTCAGCAGGGCGATGACGCTGTACCCGGGAGATCTCATCGTCACCGGCACTCCCCAGGGTGTCGGGTACGCCCGTCGGCCACCGCGGTTCCTCCACGCCGGGGACGAGGTGACGGTCGAGATCGAGCGCGTCGGCTGCATCCGCACACCGGTCGTCGCGGCCGCTGAGGCCGTCATGACCACGCGGCCGCCCCGGGCCACGGCGCCCCGGGCGGCCTGA